A section of the Candidatus Stygibacter australis genome encodes:
- a CDS encoding T9SS type A sorting domain-containing protein, with amino-acid sequence MRVIFLIIFIVLCSLLSGIDVAGSIYEDTVWSPENNPYHVVGDITVEEGAKLTIEPGVLVMMKSMMMYDHDDFLNNALYSSANHTGNIFVHGELETIGTETDSIRFTRDTDSLYYHWGVIRIYNQDSKTHFRHCHIDHSSVSWAFMYRFEGAITSSSSDILIEDCYFFNNYTNIEKVSGQGSYISVRNCRFMTELGEIGDYWGNNGIGYSIRTGPGYFTGNYFESKKLYLSGLVAYNDFRGNYFWQPHNTGGTPFYVYKNDYGLPSGTYCGIPIFEDIDCDLIFACNEIEDLVCIAFDIEHGYFYFFDNCFTNTDIIIEYNHSWDGDAYVFNNVFDNSLVSFMSGTTHIFNNISMNTSSSGIRPWRAGSFFNNVFVNNSNVLDFDTDTNPFYGPYENCVFLDCNYPISGDPLFLPGFRNCLFDFDLPISIINLGGNIIDEDMDAEDVFINPDNGNFHHMPGSVCIDAGYETGNLPGFDFGYRNRIWDGDGDGTAEVDIGVFEYEAPSLGGIEGYTHNQETSEILRNVFVCDDTEVYLFDVSDSTGYYRITLADGVYDLIAEFPFYQDFIMQGITVNYGDYTELDLYLAPEGYVEIDEHEIVENINGLELYNYPNPFNPETTIYFSTTECTENAELIIYNIRGQKVRTLVDGFLPAGEHSFSWDGRSGHIGQSVSSGMYLVRLKAGEQQASTKMLLLK; translated from the coding sequence ATGAGAGTAATTTTTTTGATAATTTTCATTGTTTTATGTTCATTGTTATCTGGTATTGATGTAGCTGGTTCCATTTATGAAGATACTGTGTGGAGTCCGGAGAACAATCCCTATCATGTTGTGGGTGATATCACGGTGGAAGAAGGAGCAAAATTAACTATTGAACCGGGAGTGCTGGTAATGATGAAGTCCATGATGATGTATGACCATGATGATTTCTTAAATAATGCACTTTATAGTTCTGCAAATCATACAGGAAATATCTTTGTGCATGGAGAACTGGAGACGATTGGCACGGAAACGGACAGCATCCGATTTACCAGGGATACTGATTCATTATACTATCACTGGGGTGTCATAAGGATATATAATCAGGATAGTAAAACACATTTCCGGCACTGCCATATAGATCATTCATCTGTAAGTTGGGCATTCATGTATCGCTTTGAAGGGGCTATTACTTCAAGTAGTAGTGATATTTTGATTGAAGATTGCTATTTTTTTAATAATTATACTAATATTGAAAAAGTTAGTGGTCAGGGTAGCTATATATCGGTAAGAAACTGCAGATTTATGACCGAGCTAGGTGAGATCGGAGATTACTGGGGTAATAATGGAATAGGATATTCGATTCGAACTGGTCCCGGATACTTTACAGGAAACTACTTTGAAAGCAAAAAACTATACTTGAGCGGATTAGTAGCATATAATGATTTTCGAGGAAATTATTTTTGGCAACCACACAACACTGGAGGGACACCTTTTTATGTTTACAAAAATGATTATGGATTACCATCAGGAACATATTGCGGGATACCGATCTTTGAAGATATTGATTGTGACCTTATCTTTGCCTGCAACGAAATAGAGGATTTGGTATGTATAGCTTTTGATATTGAACATGGTTACTTTTACTTTTTTGATAATTGTTTCACTAATACAGATATTATAATTGAATATAATCACTCATGGGATGGAGACGCCTATGTTTTCAATAATGTATTTGATAACAGCTTAGTTTCTTTTATGAGTGGTACTACACATATTTTCAATAATATCTCCATGAATACATCATCAAGCGGGATCAGACCCTGGCGAGCTGGGAGTTTTTTTAATAATGTATTTGTCAATAACTCCAATGTACTTGATTTTGATACAGATACAAATCCGTTTTATGGACCCTACGAAAATTGTGTATTTCTTGATTGTAATTATCCTATATCTGGTGATCCCTTATTCTTACCTGGTTTCAGGAACTGTCTGTTTGATTTTGATCTGCCTATCAGTATTATCAATCTGGGTGGTAATATAATAGATGAAGATATGGATGCTGAAGATGTATTCATCAATCCAGATAATGGTAATTTTCATCATATGCCGGGTTCTGTCTGCATTGATGCCGGATATGAAACAGGAAATCTTCCGGGGTTTGATTTTGGATATCGAAACAGGATCTGGGATGGAGATGGAGATGGAACAGCAGAAGTAGATATCGGTGTTTTTGAGTATGAAGCACCTTCTTTGGGAGGGATAGAGGGCTATACTCATAATCAGGAAACTTCTGAAATACTAAGAAATGTATTTGTATGTGATGATACTGAAGTATATCTATTTGATGTTAGCGATAGCACCGGATATTACCGGATCACGTTAGCGGATGGAGTATATGATCTAATTGCGGAGTTTCCTTTTTATCAGGACTTTATAATGCAAGGAATAACAGTGAATTATGGTGACTATACGGAGCTTGATTTGTACCTGGCACCAGAAGGTTATGTCGAAATAGATGAGCATGAAATCGTGGAAAATATAAATGGTTTGGAGCTATATAATTATCCTAATCCGTTTAATCCGGAAACGACAATATACTTCTCCACCACAGAGTGCACAGAGAACGCAGAGTTAATTATATATAATATAAGAGGTCAGAAAGTGAGAACACTTGTGGATGGGTTTTTACCTGCCGGAGAGCATTCTTTTAGCTGGGATGGACGTAGTGGACATATCGGACAGAGTGTTAGTTCCGGTATGTATCTGGTAAGGTTGAAAGCAGGAGAACAGCAAGCCTCGACGAAGATGCTACTTTTAAAATAG
- a CDS encoding right-handed parallel beta-helix repeat-containing protein produces MFRYFVILIFIVPMFLVSNLIEIDINGGLDFTSIQAGIESSVNGDTLLVYPGVYEELINFGGRNITVISLYYATGDSSYIAETEINGNQEGCVVTFENMESPDAVLGGFTITEGMGSNYPDYRGGGISCLYFSSPTLKDLYITSNWMGCSGGIYCEFSDPLIENCRIFDNYYGYSQFGGGITLYHSNAHINNCLIEDNLTETYGGGICVLELCDPVIENTIIRNNRSNGAGGGIYAQACNLTLSNVIIEENYCTEGGGMALYFQVNTEFDNVICRNNDATIGGGMLLIGLNDEISGIKINNNIDSSGTGIYINNSDITLKDLEICCNDSENRHGAAIYLSNNSTLYCEKVTFANNLSGYDSILMDGSVSLYMNNCIMADEGTSIKFDNFGGYSNFLSISYCNFTGGEESLDCESYGSYEWGEGNISVEPGFACPELNDWRLMYYSECIDAGDPENDYDPDGTVCDLGAHYYDQENGTYPEINIPEYLHFNSGEIVVMDFAQYVYDINPDELTLSASGNEDVLVGIDEMEVTFSCTYNWSGTEVLVFSINDNSGRLISSDEMAVDVTKDLIYVPEDCENIQTAIQQACMDSTMIIVASGEYYENLDFMGKNISLVSYYETTGDTAYISETIIDGSSLDAVITIDSSSVARISGFTIRNGYDNDDRYIGAGINVDHCSLITIANSVIEYNNGHCGGILIMNSSFELLDVVIRNNIGKALAMYSNIDIGIDNLEIYNNDEFSGSFIDCYGSGEVIIQNIHYHNNYSDSWTSGLSIGSIDNGIITGITFEENIFNQGYGGLSLTAISSSTISDITIKNNSAVRFPAFNLDTINSTILTNIVIENNETVESSSGIMMINCGRIEPIVIVNTLINNNISSDMCGAVYTSRSTVYFINSSIIDNISENGAAIVSTSSSNELYFQNCIIYGNEPAQIQFNVPARSNTIYIDHCNVQDGVAGVIQYGSSNLNWLEGNIDADPDFMGLDPYPYSLLEGSPCIDAGTQDFYIELEFPETDLAGNPRISGDSIDMGCYEYQYPGDSGDAEIVDMSGKVWCYPNPFNPEVTISFSTTEVTENTEVNIYNVKGQRVRELNPPRRTRIENSIHRGGQECKMNSVVWDGKDDSGKQVS; encoded by the coding sequence ATGTTTAGATATTTTGTAATTTTGATTTTTATTGTTCCGATGTTTCTGGTTTCTAATCTGATTGAGATAGATATCAATGGCGGGTTAGATTTTACTTCTATTCAGGCGGGGATTGAAAGCAGCGTCAATGGTGATACATTACTGGTATATCCGGGAGTATATGAAGAATTAATCAACTTTGGGGGTAGAAATATTACCGTGATCAGTCTCTATTATGCAACCGGTGACAGCTCTTATATTGCAGAAACAGAAATAAACGGCAATCAAGAGGGCTGCGTGGTAACTTTTGAGAATATGGAAAGTCCGGATGCAGTTCTGGGAGGATTTACCATAACAGAAGGAATGGGGAGTAATTATCCCGATTATCGAGGCGGAGGAATAAGCTGTTTGTATTTTAGTTCTCCTACACTGAAAGATCTTTATATTACCTCAAACTGGATGGGTTGTTCGGGTGGTATATATTGTGAATTCTCAGACCCATTGATCGAAAATTGTAGAATTTTTGATAATTATTATGGATATTCTCAATTTGGCGGGGGTATAACTTTGTATCATTCTAATGCACATATTAATAACTGTCTGATTGAAGATAACCTAACGGAAACTTATGGTGGGGGCATCTGCGTGTTGGAATTATGCGATCCAGTAATTGAAAATACTATCATCAGAAATAATAGATCTAATGGTGCAGGAGGTGGCATATATGCACAAGCATGTAACCTGACTTTGTCTAATGTGATCATTGAAGAGAATTATTGTACAGAAGGTGGTGGTATGGCATTATACTTTCAAGTTAATACGGAATTTGATAATGTGATTTGTAGAAATAATGATGCAACTATTGGTGGTGGAATGCTATTAATCGGTTTGAATGATGAAATTAGTGGTATTAAAATAAATAATAATATTGATTCTTCGGGCACAGGTATATATATTAATAATTCAGATATTACGTTAAAAGATTTGGAAATATGTTGTAATGATTCAGAAAATCGCCATGGAGCAGCAATTTATTTAAGTAATAATAGTACATTGTACTGTGAAAAAGTTACTTTTGCAAACAACTTATCTGGTTATGATTCAATCTTAATGGACGGATCAGTTTCATTATATATGAATAATTGCATTATGGCTGATGAGGGAACCAGTATTAAGTTTGATAATTTTGGGGGATACAGTAATTTTCTTTCCATAAGTTATTGTAATTTCACTGGAGGGGAGGAAAGTCTTGATTGTGAGAGCTATGGCAGCTATGAATGGGGTGAGGGTAATATAAGTGTGGAACCGGGTTTTGCATGTCCAGAATTAAATGACTGGCGCTTGATGTATTACTCGGAATGCATTGATGCCGGTGATCCGGAAAATGATTATGATCCAGATGGCACTGTCTGCGATCTGGGAGCTCATTATTATGACCAGGAAAACGGGACATATCCGGAGATCAACATACCGGAATATCTTCATTTTAATAGTGGAGAGATAGTTGTAATGGATTTTGCCCAGTATGTATATGATATCAATCCGGATGAATTGACCTTAAGCGCGAGTGGAAATGAAGATGTACTGGTAGGTATTGATGAAATGGAGGTAACCTTTAGCTGCACATATAACTGGTCAGGTACTGAAGTGCTTGTTTTCAGTATTAATGATAACAGTGGCAGGTTGATCAGCAGTGATGAGATGGCTGTTGATGTAACCAAGGATTTGATCTATGTTCCGGAAGACTGTGAAAATATCCAAACAGCTATTCAGCAGGCTTGCATGGATAGTACTATGATCATAGTTGCTTCCGGAGAATATTATGAAAACCTGGATTTTATGGGAAAGAACATATCCCTGGTCAGTTACTATGAAACCACCGGTGATACAGCATATATCAGCGAAACTATCATTGATGGAAGTAGTCTGGATGCAGTTATCACAATTGATAGCAGCTCAGTAGCCAGAATATCTGGATTTACGATAAGAAACGGATATGATAATGATGATCGTTATATAGGAGCAGGAATAAATGTTGATCACTGTTCATTAATAACAATTGCTAATTCAGTAATAGAGTACAATAATGGGCATTGTGGTGGAATTCTCATTATGAACTCTTCATTTGAGCTGCTTGATGTAGTTATCAGGAATAATATAGGAAAAGCATTAGCGATGTATAGCAATATTGACATTGGAATCGATAATTTAGAGATTTATAATAATGATGAATTTTCTGGTTCATTTATTGATTGTTACGGCTCTGGTGAAGTAATAATACAGAATATTCATTACCATAATAATTATTCTGATTCCTGGACTTCTGGTTTAAGTATTGGAAGTATTGATAATGGTATTATAACCGGAATAACTTTTGAAGAGAACATTTTCAACCAGGGCTACGGAGGTTTATCATTAACTGCAATAAGTAGTTCTACAATATCAGATATTACTATAAAAAATAATAGTGCAGTAAGATTTCCGGCATTTAACCTTGATACTATAAACAGCACAATACTTACAAACATTGTCATAGAGAATAATGAAACAGTAGAATCCAGTAGTGGAATAATGATGATAAATTGCGGTAGAATTGAACCTATTGTAATAGTAAATACATTGATAAATAATAATATCTCGTCAGATATGTGTGGTGCTGTTTATACATCAAGAAGTACTGTTTATTTTATTAATTCCTCAATTATTGATAATATCTCAGAGAATGGAGCAGCAATAGTAAGTACTTCAAGCAGTAATGAGCTTTATTTTCAAAATTGTATAATTTATGGTAATGAACCCGCCCAAATTCAATTTAATGTACCTGCAAGATCAAATACTATTTATATTGATCATTGTAATGTGCAGGATGGTGTAGCTGGTGTGATACAATATGGCAGTTCAAATTTAAACTGGTTAGAAGGAAATATTGATGCTGATCCGGATTTTATGGGATTAGATCCTTATCCTTATTCATTATTGGAAGGCTCTCCTTGCATAGATGCCGGAACACAAGACTTTTATATAGAATTAGAGTTTCCAGAAACGGATCTGGCAGGTAATCCGCGGATCAGTGGTGATAGCATTGATATGGGCTGCTATGAATATCAGTATCCTGGCGATAGTGGAGATGCTGAAATAGTGGATATGTCAGGTAAGGTCTGGTGTTATCCTAATCCCTTTAATCCAGAGGTTACTATTTCTTTTTCTACCACAGAGGTCACAGAGAACACAGAGGTTAATATTTACAATGTAAAAGGTCAGCGCGTACGCGAATTGAATCCACCGAGGCGGACAAGAATTGAAAACTCAATCCACCGAGGCGGACAAGAATGTAAAATGAATTCAGTAGTTTGGGATGGAAAGGACGATTCTGGGAAACAGGTAAGCA